The region GCGCGGTCCCGCCCGATGCTACGGACACCCAGTTGGCCGAGCTGGGCCGTTGGTTCCGCGGCGAATATGAGGAGTACGAGAACATCAATATCGACGTTTTCGATGATGTTGCCGCTGCCCGGAGTTTCGCCGACACCAATCGCATGGAAGGCCACCATCGCGTCCTCAACATCTCGAAACATCCCTCAACGAACCTGGACGTGATCGCGCTGATCCGCAAAGACGGGACAACCGTGATCCCCCGGGAAGAAACGCCGTAGGTCAGGTCTCTTCCAGGACGTACACGGCGGGCAGCTCGCGGAATTTCTCTTCGTAGTCCAGCCCGTAGCCGACCACGAACCGGTCGTCGATCGTGAATCCGACGTATTTGGCATCAACAGCGATATTGCGGCGGGCCGGCTTGTCCAGAAGGGTGCACAACTCGAGCGAGTCCGGTTTTGCGTCGCGGAACCGGTCGAGCAGGAAATGGGTCGTATACCCCGTGTCGAGGATATCCTCGATGATGAGGACATGTTTTCCCGCCAGGCTTTCCTCTGGAAACACGGTAACGCGTACGCGGCGGCTTGAGCGCGTGCCCTGGTAGCTTCGGGCGCGCACAAACTCGATGCTGGCGGGAATCGTGAGTTTGCGCGACAGGTCTGCCGCGAACATCAGCGCGCCTTTCAGCACGACGGCCAAGACAAGGTTGCGGTTGGCGTAATCTCTCGAGATCTCGGCCGCGAGTTCCTTGATGCGGTTCTGAAGGACGCTCTCGGATATGAGCGGTTCGCTACTGTGTCGCATCGTGAACCTGGACCTCCACAAAGCGGCGGGTGGCTGGCGTCACGGCGGCGCTCTGGCTCACCGCGTACCCGACCACCCACACAATGTCCCCATCAGCCATAAGGAGAGGTTGCCGCGCCCGTTGCCTTTCTGTCAAACCAAGCCCGATGAAATAATCCTTCAGTTTCCTCGTACCGCCCAGTCCCAACGGCGTGAACCGGTCGCCCGGACGCCGGAACCGCACGGCCAACTCCGTTCCAAGAGCGTCCCCGTCAAACACCTGGCGGCTGGGCGTGCAGTACGCTGCAAGCGGCCCGGAGGGAGGTTCGCAGAGCTCGCGTACGCCGTAGCGCCGCCCGAACGCGACCGTGTCGCCCGGGATCGTCAAACGAACCACGGAATCGTCGGTCCGGACCTGCTCGTCGAGGAGTTCGGTCACCTCGCGTCCGTTTCGCAATAGGACGCCCTCGCCCAGATCGCAGGCCTTCCCCGTGGGACCCTCGACAATATGCCGCCGGACCGCCTCGATACGCTCGAAAGGACACTCGATGCCGAATTCCCAGCCCAGCAGTGCGACAACACGGCGTTGCAGGGCGGGATGCATCGAGCCAAACACCTGCCGGTCGATGGCATCGCCGGTTGGGCGGCACCGGGTAGCCATGTCGCCGGCCAACCCGTCCAGGAAATCGCCCTCGTCCCGCTGAATTTCAGCCACGCGCAGCAGCGCTTCCCGTACCCGGGGATTGTATTCGCGGGCGAGTAGGGGGAGCAACTCGTGGCGGACGCGGTTGCGCGGGTGGCGGGTGTCGGTGTTGGTCCGGTCGACGCGGTACGGGAGTCGCCGGGCCTCGAGAAACGCTACGATCTCCTCCCGGAAACAGTCGATCAGGGGCCGAACGATGCGTACGCCGCCGCTTTGCCGGAGTGGAGGGATGCCGCCCAGCCCTCCGGGGGAGGTGCCGCGCAGCAGACGCATGAGGACGGTCTCGGCCTGGTCATCGGCATGGTGGCCCGTGGCGAGCA is a window of Candidatus Hydrogenedentota bacterium DNA encoding:
- the hpt gene encoding hypoxanthine phosphoribosyltransferase, giving the protein MRHSSEPLISESVLQNRIKELAAEISRDYANRNLVLAVVLKGALMFAADLSRKLTIPASIEFVRARSYQGTRSSRRVRVTVFPEESLAGKHVLIIEDILDTGYTTHFLLDRFRDAKPDSLELCTLLDKPARRNIAVDAKYVGFTIDDRFVVGYGLDYEEKFRELPAVYVLEET
- the tilS gene encoding tRNA lysidine(34) synthetase TilS, which codes for MSDKAAELLERVRDTLQRYHMLDGSTLCLLAVSGGPDSMCLVHVFHELGIPFEMAHLDHGTREGESAQDADFVRDMAARHGVPCHEERRDIAHEAGQSADSFEEVARQVRYDFLMRTAAVRGCKVLATGHHADDQAETVLMRLLRGTSPGGLGGIPPLRQSGGVRIVRPLIDCFREEIVAFLEARRLPYRVDRTNTDTRHPRNRVRHELLPLLAREYNPRVREALLRVAEIQRDEGDFLDGLAGDMATRCRPTGDAIDRQVFGSMHPALQRRVVALLGWEFGIECPFERIEAVRRHIVEGPTGKACDLGEGVLLRNGREVTELLDEQVRTDDSVVRLTIPGDTVAFGRRYGVRELCEPPSGPLAAYCTPSRQVFDGDALGTELAVRFRRPGDRFTPLGLGGTRKLKDYFIGLGLTERQRARQPLLMADGDIVWVVGYAVSQSAAVTPATRRFVEVQVHDATQ